The Pedosphaera parvula Ellin514 nucleotide sequence AATGAATCGATTGCACATCATCCACGCATTCGATCAAGTCGGAGAGCGGTTGGTAGGGAAGTTTTACATTTTTTGCCTCGTTCGGCTCAGCCAACCCAAATGCAGAACTCAGCCGAAACATTCCCGCCGGACTTTTTCCATCCCCCTCTTTTTTATGCGGCCCCGGCAAATCCACTGGCGGATTCAGCCCTTTGCCCCACGCCAGGCCGTTGCGTCCAACCACCACAGGAATCTTGCCACCCACTTTCTTCCAGGGCGAATGTTCATCGGCCCGCTCAAACCGCCAGACTGCACCCGGCACCGCCTGCCAGTTTTTGGTAATGACTAGCACCAACTGTTTGCAGGAAGTGAATTCAGGGATTTCCGGACTTGGAAATGCAGATGTCGACTCACCCGCCCAAGCTCCCGTTGCTGTAAATAAAATTGAAAAGAGAGCCACCAAAGCTGTTTTTCTCATATGCCTAAGACGTATTACGGCCTTTCCATCTGGAAAGTGCCATGATCATATTTTGACGCATAACTTGAAAAATAGTTACTGCCAATAGCGTGCCCCTCATAATGGTAATTCCCTCCCGCCAACCAACCGAGATCGGCGTCACCGGTAAACTGGTATTCCCCACCCACCTGCTGCACGCTGAGGGGAATATTGATACTGAAGCTCATTACACTGTGATAATTGGCCTTAAAACGGGCGTTATAC carries:
- a CDS encoding L,D-transpeptidase family protein, which encodes MRKTALVALFSILFTATGAWAGESTSAFPSPEIPEFTSCKQLVLVITKNWQAVPGAVWRFERADEHSPWKKVGGKIPVVVGRNGLAWGKGLNPPVDLPGPHKKEGDGKSPAGMFRLSSAFGLAEPNEAKNVKLPYQPLSDLIECVDDVQSIHYNSIVDRSKVDKVDWNSSEKMREVGEQYRWGVVVDHNVNPRVAAGGSCIFMHIWKDAKTGTSGCTAMSRENMEKLLPWLNPADHPVLVQLPESEYNKLHKDWQLPKP